In the Populus trichocarpa isolate Nisqually-1 chromosome 1, P.trichocarpa_v4.1, whole genome shotgun sequence genome, one interval contains:
- the LOC18094846 gene encoding threonine synthase, chloroplastic — MPSSYLLQSPSFSTNLKLPSKPRTPTPTPCSLSVKASSSSSSSNNTPASTSSKGNNIRDEARRQYLTNPPQNQNFSAKYVPFNADPATNTESYSLDEIVYRSQSGGLLDVQHDISALKAFPGSYWRALFDSRVGKTTWPYGSGVWSKKEWVLPEISSDDIVSAFEGNSNLFWAERLGKHFLEMNELWVKHCGISHTGSFKDLGMTVLVSQVNRLRKMNKPVFGVGCASTGDTSAALSAYCASAGIPSIVFLPANKISIAQLVQPIANGAFVLSVDTDFDGCMQLIREVTSELPIYLANSLNSLRIEGQKTAAIEILQQFDWEVPDWVIIPGGNLGNIYAFYKGFHMCKELGLVDKIPRLVCAQAANANPLYLYYKSGWKEFKAVKASGTFASAIQIGDPVSIDRAVYALKQSNGIVEEATEEELMDAMAQADSTGMFICPHTGVALTALMKLRKSGVIGPTDRTVVVSTAHGLKFTQSKIDYHSNNIKEMACRFANPPVSVKADFGSVMDVLKKYLSKTPK, encoded by the coding sequence atgCCTTCTTCATATCTTCTCCAATCTCCCAGCTTCTCCACCAATCTCAAGCTTCCCTCAAAACCCAGAACTCCCACACCAACCCCTTGTTCTCTCTCCGTCaaagcctcctcctcctcctcctcctcgaaCAATACCCCCGCCAGCACCTCAAGCAAAGGGAACAACATTCGCGACGAAGCCCGCCGCCAATACCTCACAAACCCACCACAAAACCAGAACTTCTCCGCCAAATACGTCCCTTTCAACGCTGACCCTGCCACCAACACAGAGTCCTACTCCCTCGACGAGATCGTCTACCGATCCCAGTCTGGCGGCCTCCTCGATGTCCAACACGACATCTCCGCCCTCAAAGCCTTTCCTGGCTCCTACTGGCGTGCCCTCTTCGACTCTCGCGTTGGCAAGACCACTTGGCCTTATGGTTCCGGTGTGTGGTCCAAGAAAGAATGGGTCTTGCCTGAGATTTCTAGTGATGATATTGTCAGTGCCTTTGAGGGCAACTCTAATCTCTTCTGGGCTGAAAGGCTTGGTAAACACTTCCTTGAGATGAATGAGTTGTGGGTTAAACATTGTGGGATTAGCCATACAGGGAGTTTTAAAGATCTGGGCATGACTGTTCTTGTTAGTCAGGTTAATAGATTGAGAAAAATGAACAAACCTGTTTTTGGTGTTGGCTGTGCTTCAACAGGCGACACCTCTGCTGCTTTGTCTGCTTATTGTGCTTCTGCTGGTATTCCTTCTATTGTATTTTTGCCTGCTAATAAGATCTCTATTGCCCAGCTCGTGCAGCCCATTGCCAATGGCGCTTTTGTTCTGAGTGTTGATACTGATTTTGATGGCTGTATGCAGTTGATAAGAGAGGTTACGTCTGAGTTGCCTATTTATTTAGCCAATTCGCTAAATAGTCTGAGGATAGAAGGGCAGAAAACTGCTGCCATAGAGATTTTGCAGCAGTTTGATTGGGAAGTGCCCGACTGGGTTATTATTCCTGGTGGGAATTTGGGGAATATCTATGCTTTTTATAAAGGGTTTCATATGTGCAAAGAGTTGGGGCTTGTGGATAAGATTCCAAGGCTTGTTTGTGCACAGGCCGCGAATGCCAATCCTCTCTACTTGTATTATAAGTCAGGGTGGAAGGAATTTAAAGCTGTGAAAGCCAGTGGTACATTTGCATCTGCTATTCAGATTGGCGATCCTGTTTCAATTGATAGAGCTGTTTATGCGCTGAAACAATCGAATGGGATTGTCGAGGAGGCTACCGAGGAGGAGTTAATGGATGCAATGGCGCAAGCGGATTCGACGGGGATGTTTATATGCCCGCATACAGGAGTGGCATTGACGGCTTTGATGAAGCTTAGGAAGAGTGGGGTTATAGGTCCAACTGATCGGACAGTGGTGGTTAGTACTGCCCATGGGCTTAAGTTCACTCAAAGTAAGATTGATTATCACTCGAATAATATTAAGGAAATGGCTTGTAGGTTTGCTAACCCGCCTGTGAGTGTTAAGGCTGATTTTGGTTCTGTTATGGATGTTTTGAAGAAGTATTTGAGTAAAACACCAAAGTAG